The following proteins come from a genomic window of Brachionichthys hirsutus isolate HB-005 chromosome 20, CSIRO-AGI_Bhir_v1, whole genome shotgun sequence:
- the slc35d3 gene encoding solute carrier family 35 member D3: MDVVQRRLLGISVAVAHGVFSGSLNILLKFLISRFHFSFLTLLQLLTSGGAALTLETLRRLGRVRIPPFSLQLAKDFAPVCVLSTLQSSLTLLSLRGLSLPMYVVFKRCLPLFTLSIGGCVLKDGVPSVGVATAVIITTGGAALAGAGDLSGDPFGYVTGVLAVIVHASYLVLIQKGSLDREHGPLTAQYAIATMATPVLLLCSFISTDAVSMWSYAGWSDPHVTAIFVCCVLIGGAMNFTTLHCTYINSAVTTSFVGVVKSIATITVGMLALDDVAPTGLFIGGVAVNTVGSVTYCIVKYYEMKRRSLYEDLEEEEQEQRAPPGEPCGDEPAAGTDPDGKEANGQVCSADRKEGRGSTIMTEQEVLEMQREHLHKESPASSYVGVWRSVRHLQFLKREPLISNMEQQSP, encoded by the exons ATGGACGTGGTCCAGCGGCGGCTGCTCGGGATCTCCGTGGCCGTGGCGCACGGCGTGTTCTCCGGTTCCCTGAACATCCTGCTGAAGTTTCTCATCAGTCggttccacttcagcttcctGACGCTGTTGCAGCTTCTGACCAGCGGGGGCGCCGCGCTCACCCTGGAGACGCTCCGGCGGCTGGGGAGGGTTCGAATCCCGCCGTTCAGCCTGCAGCTGGCCAAG gaCTTTGCCCCCGTGTGTGTCCTGTCCACGCTGCAGTCCTCCCTGACCCTCTTGTCCCTGCGGGGACTCAGTCTCCCGATGTACGTCGTCTTCAAGCGCTGCCTGCCGCTCTTCACGCTCAGCATCGGGGGGTGTGTCCTGAAGGACGGCGTCCCGTCCGTCGGCGTGGCAACCGCTGTCATCATCACCACCGGGGGGGCCGCGCTGGctg GTGCCGGTGACCTCAGCGGCGACCCGTTCGGCTACGTGACCGGCGTGCTGGCGGTCATCGTCCACGCCTCCtacctggttctgatccagaagggCAGCCTGGACAGAGAGCACGGGCCGCTCACGGCGCAGTACGCCATCGCCACCATGGCGACGCCG gtgctcctgctctgctccttcaTCTCCACGGACGCCGTCAGCATGTGGAGCTACGCGGGCTGGTCGGACCCCCACGTCACCGCCATCTTCGTCTGCTGCGTCCTCATCGGCGGCGCCATGAACTTCACCACGCTGCACTGCACCTACATCAACTCGGCCGTCACCACCAGCTTCGTGGGCGTGGTCAAGAGCATCGCCACCATCACCGTGGGCATGCTGGCGCTGGACGACGTGGCGCCCACCGGGCTGTTCATCGGCGGCGTCGCCGTCAACACCGTGGGCTCCGTCACCTACTGCATCGTCAAGTACTacgagatgaagaggaggagcctctacgaggatctggaggaggaggagcaggagcagcgagCGCCTCCTGGCGAGCCCTGCGGGGACGAACCCGCAGCCGGTACCGACCCGGACGGGAAGGAGGCTAATGGACAGGTGTGCAGCGCTGACCGGAAGGAGGGGCGGGGTTCTACCATCATGACTGAGCAGGAGGTTCTGGAGATGCAGCGGGAGCACCTCCACAAGGagagccccgcctccagctACGTGGGCGTGTGGCGCTCCGTCAGACACCTGCAGTTCCTGAAGAGAGAGCCTTTGATCAGCAACATGGAGCAGCAGAGTCCGTGA